One window from the genome of Malus domestica chromosome 01, GDT2T_hap1 encodes:
- the MADS21 gene encoding MADS-box protein SOC1-like → MVRGKIEMKRIENATSRQVTFSKRRNGLLKKAYELSVLCDAEVAVIIFSQKDRLYEFSSSDMRETLTRYRKYAKDHEQTNKVEVEQHVQHLKHESAIMAKKIEILEATQRKLLGNDLDSCYVEELQELSSQLERSLRSIRERKAQLFMEQMEQLKAKETLLLQENAKLREQSGAKLWMEHSVQAKRASTLSYEKAGVSASVNYRSQGSMSSEVETELFIGPPIMRAVDASQPESTYIR, encoded by the exons ATGGTGAGAGGGAAGATTGAGATGAAAAGAATTGAGAATGCCACAAGCCGGCAGGTGACCTTCTCCAAACGTCGAAACGGCTTGTTAAAGAAAGCTTATGAACTTTCGGTTCTTTGCGATGCTGAAGTTGCAGTCATCATCTTCTCCCAGAAGGACAGGCTCTATGAGTTCTCCAGCTCTGA CATGCGAGAGACTCTAACACGATACCGTAAATATGCAAAAGATCATGAGCAAACCAACAAGGTTGAAGTGGAACAACATGTGCAG CACTTGAAACATGAATCAGCTATTATGGCCAAGAAGATAGAGATCCTAGAAGCTACTCAAAG GAAGCTTTTGGGAAATGATTTGGATTCTTGCTATGTTGAAGAACTCCAAGAGTTGAGTAGCCAGCTTGAACGAAGTTTACGCAGcataagagagagaaag GCTCAATTATTCATGGAGCAGATGGAACAGCTAAAGGCAaag GAGACTCTCCTCTTACAAGAGAATGCAAAATTACGTGAACAG AGTGGTGCAAAGCTGTGGATGGAGCATTCAGTTCAAGCAAAAAGAGCTTCTACTTTAAGCTATGAAAAAGCAGGAGTTTCTGCTTCTGTAAACTACAGGAGCCAAGGTAGCATGAGTTCTGAGGTGGAGACTGAATTGTTCATTGGACCGCCAATAATGCGCGCTGTTGATGCATCACAGCCTGAGTCAACATACATCAGATAA
- the MADS21 gene encoding MADS-box protein SOC1-like isoform X2, producing the protein MVRGKIEMKRIENATSRQVTFSKRRNGLLKKAYELSVLCDAEVAVIIFSQKDRLYEFSSSDMRETLTRYRKYAKDHEQTNKVEVEQHVQHLKHESAIMAKKIEILEATQRKLLGNDLDSCYVEELQELSSQLERSLRSIRERKAQLFMEQMEQLKAKETLLLHICPTASLVPSSNTIFLSSKIRRLSSYKRMQNYVNRVVQSCGWSIQFKQKELLL; encoded by the exons ATGGTGAGAGGGAAGATTGAGATGAAAAGAATTGAGAATGCCACAAGCCGGCAGGTGACCTTCTCCAAACGTCGAAACGGCTTGTTAAAGAAAGCTTATGAACTTTCGGTTCTTTGCGATGCTGAAGTTGCAGTCATCATCTTCTCCCAGAAGGACAGGCTCTATGAGTTCTCCAGCTCTGA CATGCGAGAGACTCTAACACGATACCGTAAATATGCAAAAGATCATGAGCAAACCAACAAGGTTGAAGTGGAACAACATGTGCAG CACTTGAAACATGAATCAGCTATTATGGCCAAGAAGATAGAGATCCTAGAAGCTACTCAAAG GAAGCTTTTGGGAAATGATTTGGATTCTTGCTATGTTGAAGAACTCCAAGAGTTGAGTAGCCAGCTTGAACGAAGTTTACGCAGcataagagagagaaag GCTCAATTATTCATGGAGCAGATGGAACAGCTAAAGGCAaag GAGACTCTCCTCTTACATATATGTCCAACTGCTTCACTAGTTCCAAGTTCTAACaccatctttctctcttctaAAATCAGGAGACTCTCCTCTTACAAGAGAATGCAAAATTACGTGAACAG AGTGGTGCAAAGCTGTGGATGGAGCATTCAGTTCAAGCAAAAAGAGCTTCTACTTTAA
- the LOC103440042 gene encoding uncharacterized protein isoform X2, protein MAETRRTNKRKMADRRGEADSEKTSNWPSIKPKKNLQLTPLKDNNLFTNFLTSAESNAFVKAAESMGFVHQGSLGPTKGEAYRDNDRISVNDPVLADTIWESGLNKLFSDIKIRGRTAVGLNPNIRFYRYKAGQRFGRHIDESNDLGDGKRTHYTLLIYLSGGGFKPKAKSDTSSLKDSSSEPLVGGETVFYGSRNSVVAEVPPTEGMALLHIHGDKCLLHEARNVTKGIKYVFRSDVVFA, encoded by the exons ATGGCTGAAACAAGAAGAACAAACAAGCGGAAAATGGCAGACCGGAGAGGAGAAGCAGATTCCGAGAAGACATCCAATTGGCCGTCCATTAAACCAAAGAAAAATCTTCAGCTAACTCCTCTCAAAGATAACAATCTTTTTACT AATTTCCTGACTTCTGCAGAATCAAATGCTTTCGTTAAAGCTGCAGAGTCTATGGGGTTTGTTCACCAGGGGAGTCTTGGCCCGACGAAAGGCGAAGCGTACAGAGACAATGATAGAATCTCTGTGAATGATCCTGTTCTTGCAGATACAATATGGGAGTCTGGTCTTAACAAATTGTTTTCTGACATTAAAATTCGAGGGAGGACCGCTGTTGGATTAAACCCGAATATCAGATTCTATAG GTACAAGGCCGGTCAGCGCTTTGGAAGGCATATTGATGAAAGTAATGATCTTGGTGACGGAAAACGCACACATTATACGTTGCTAATATACTTAAGTGGTGGCGGTTTCAAACCAAAAGCTAAAAGTGATACGAGCAGTCTTAAGGATTCTTCCTCAGAGCCTCTGGTTGGAGGAGAAACAGTTTTCTATGGTTCAAGGAATAGTGTTGTGGCAgag GTGCCTCCCACCGAAGGAATGGCTCTTCTGCACATTCATGGGGACAAATGCTTGCTGCATGAAGCCCGAAATGTTACAAAGGGTATCAAGTATGTATTTCGTTCGGATGTAGTATTTGCTTGA
- the LOC103440042 gene encoding uncharacterized protein isoform X1: protein MAETRRTNKRKMADRRGEADSEKTSNWPSIKPKKNLQLTPLKDNNLFTVQNFLTSAESNAFVKAAESMGFVHQGSLGPTKGEAYRDNDRISVNDPVLADTIWESGLNKLFSDIKIRGRTAVGLNPNIRFYRYKAGQRFGRHIDESNDLGDGKRTHYTLLIYLSGGGFKPKAKSDTSSLKDSSSEPLVGGETVFYGSRNSVVAEVPPTEGMALLHIHGDKCLLHEARNVTKGIKYVFRSDVVFA from the exons ATGGCTGAAACAAGAAGAACAAACAAGCGGAAAATGGCAGACCGGAGAGGAGAAGCAGATTCCGAGAAGACATCCAATTGGCCGTCCATTAAACCAAAGAAAAATCTTCAGCTAACTCCTCTCAAAGATAACAATCTTTTTACT GTGCAGAATTTCCTGACTTCTGCAGAATCAAATGCTTTCGTTAAAGCTGCAGAGTCTATGGGGTTTGTTCACCAGGGGAGTCTTGGCCCGACGAAAGGCGAAGCGTACAGAGACAATGATAGAATCTCTGTGAATGATCCTGTTCTTGCAGATACAATATGGGAGTCTGGTCTTAACAAATTGTTTTCTGACATTAAAATTCGAGGGAGGACCGCTGTTGGATTAAACCCGAATATCAGATTCTATAG GTACAAGGCCGGTCAGCGCTTTGGAAGGCATATTGATGAAAGTAATGATCTTGGTGACGGAAAACGCACACATTATACGTTGCTAATATACTTAAGTGGTGGCGGTTTCAAACCAAAAGCTAAAAGTGATACGAGCAGTCTTAAGGATTCTTCCTCAGAGCCTCTGGTTGGAGGAGAAACAGTTTTCTATGGTTCAAGGAATAGTGTTGTGGCAgag GTGCCTCCCACCGAAGGAATGGCTCTTCTGCACATTCATGGGGACAAATGCTTGCTGCATGAAGCCCGAAATGTTACAAAGGGTATCAAGTATGTATTTCGTTCGGATGTAGTATTTGCTTGA